A single region of the SAR324 cluster bacterium genome encodes:
- a CDS encoding DUF2237 domain-containing protein, whose translation MNNDLNVLGEPLQPCSMNPLTGFYRDGCCKTGEDDRGKHIVCAQITEDFLNYTKSRGNDLSTAIPQFGFPGLKPGDQWCLCASRWKEALDAGMAPPIRLRATHEAALEIVSLEELQHHALPDA comes from the coding sequence ATGAACAACGACCTGAATGTTTTGGGAGAACCTCTTCAACCCTGCAGTATGAATCCTTTGACAGGATTCTATCGAGATGGTTGTTGTAAAACTGGTGAAGATGACAGAGGAAAACATATTGTCTGTGCCCAGATAACAGAAGACTTTTTGAACTACACCAAAAGTCGTGGAAATGATCTCTCAACTGCCATTCCACAATTTGGTTTTCCAGGCTTGAAGCCAGGTGACCAATGGTGCCTTTGTGCCTCCCGTTGGAAAGAGGCCCTGGATGCTGGAATGGCTCCACCTATTCGGCTTAGGGCAACTCATGAAGCTGCCTTGGAGATTGTTTCCTTGGAGGAACTTCAGCATCACGCTCTTCCAGATGCCTGA
- a CDS encoding MGMT family protein, whose protein sequence is MELVLSQIPAGQVMTYGQVSQCIGQGTARLVGMALSSLPTGSSIPWHRVVNAKGGISPRANPQSSLEQIQRLLDEGIQFNCNQELDLHSYRFKP, encoded by the coding sequence GTGGAACTCGTTTTGAGCCAAATCCCGGCTGGTCAAGTAATGACCTATGGTCAAGTATCACAGTGCATAGGTCAGGGTACAGCTCGACTTGTCGGAATGGCCCTATCTTCTTTACCGACAGGATCTTCCATTCCTTGGCATCGAGTGGTAAACGCCAAGGGTGGTATAAGTCCACGTGCTAATCCCCAAAGCTCGCTCGAACAGATCCAACGACTCCTTGATGAAGGAATCCAATTCAACTGCAACCAAGAGTTGGATCTGCACTCATACCGTTTCAAACCTTAA